One genomic window of Manihot esculenta cultivar AM560-2 chromosome 16, M.esculenta_v8, whole genome shotgun sequence includes the following:
- the LOC110603980 gene encoding sterol 14-demethylase, with translation MDSDNKLLNMGVLIVATLIVAKLISTFIMPRSKKRLPPVVSGWPLVGGLIRFLKGPIVMLREEYPKLGSVFTVNLAHWKITFLIGPEVSAHFFKAPEADLSQQEVYQFNVPTFGPGVVFDVDYTVRQEQFRFFTESLRVNKLKGYVDQMVMEAEDYFSKWGDTGEVDLKYELEHLIILTASRCLLGREVRDKLFDDVSALFHDLDNGMLPISVLFPYLPIPAHRRRDRARKRLAEIFANIIASRKLAAKSENDMLQCFIDSKYKDGRSTSESEITGLLIAALFAGQHTSSITSTWTGAYLLRYKEYLSAVLEEQKTLMRKHGNKVDHDVLSEMDVLYRSIKEALRLHPPLIMLLRSSHSDFTVTTREGKEYDIPKGHIVATSPAFANRLSHVYKDPDRYDPDRFAVGREEDKVAGAFSYISFGGGRHGCLGEPFAYLQIKAIWSHLLRNFELELVSPFPEIDWNAMVVGVKGKVMVRYKRRKLSVD, from the exons ATGGATTCTGATAACAAGCTCCTCAATATGGGTGTCCTCATCGTGGCCACTCTAATAGTGGCCAAGCTTATCTCAACCTTCATTATGCCTAGATCTAAAAAACGTCTGCCCCCAGTTGTGAGCGGTTGGCCACTGGTTGGAGGGTTAATCCGCTTCTTGAAAGGCCCGATTGTAATGCTTCGTGAAGAGTACCCAAAGCTTGGCAGTGTTTTCACTGTGAACCTTGCTCATTGGAAGATTACCTTCTTGATTGGGCCTGAGGTGTCAGCTCACTTCTTCAAGGCCCCAGAGGCAGACCTCAGCCAGCAGGAGGTATATCAGTTCAATGTGCCTACCTTTGGCCCAGGTGTTGTGTTTGATGTCGATTACACTGTGCGACAAGAGCAGTTCCGCTTCTTTACAGAGTCTCTGAGGGTCAACAAACTCAAAGGCTATGTCGATCAGATGGTCATGGAAGCAGAG GATTATTTCTCAAAGTGGGGTGACACTGGTGAAGTTGATCTAAAGTATGAGCTTGAACATCTGATTATATTGACTGCCAGTAGATGTCTTTTGGGTCGAGAAGTTCGTGATAAGCTTTTTGATGATGTATCTGCTCTATTCCATGATCTGGACAATGGAATGCTTCCTATCAGTGTCTTGTTCCCGTACCTGCCCATTCCAGCTCACCGTAGACGTGACAGGGCACGCAAGAGGCTTGCAGAAATCTTTGCAAACATTATAGCTTCTCGTAAACTTGCTGCAAAATCAGAGAATGACATGTTGCAGTGCTTCATAGACTCAAAATACAAAGATGGTCGCTCAACAAGTGAATCTGAGATTACAGGCTTGCTCATTGCTGCTCTCTTTGCTGGGCAGCATACCAGTTCCATCACCTCCACTTGGACTGGGGCATACCTCCTCCGCTACAAGGAGTACTTATCTGCTGTactggaggagcaaaaaaccCTCATGAGAAAGCATGGGAATAAGGTTGATCATGATGTTCTGTCTGAGATGGATGTCCTGTATCGGAGCATTAAGGAAGCCCTAAGGCTCCATCCTCCGCTTATAATGCTACTACGCAGCTCTCACAGTGATTTTACTGTGACAACCCGAGAGGGAAAAGAATATGACATCCCAAAGGGTCACATAGTTGCAACATCTCCAGCATTTGCAAATCGGCTTTCTCATGTTTACAAAGATCCAGACAGATACGATCCTGACAGATTTGCGGTTGGGAGGGAAGAAGACAAAGTGGCAGgggcattttcatatatttctTTTGGAGGTGGCAGGCACGGCTGTCTTGGTGAACCATTTGCATATTTGCAGATAAAAGCCATATGGAGCCATTTGCTGAGGAATTTTGAATTGGAGCTGGTGTCTCCTTTTCCTGAGATTGACTGGAATGCAATGGTCGTGGGGGTGAAAGGAAAGGTAATGGTGCGCTACAAGCGCAGGAAGCTTTCAGTTGACTAG